AAATTGAGCAGGAATTAGATGAGAAAAGTGCGGAATGGAAGGAACAATTCTTGCTTGAATTTAAGGTGCTTTGTAAAAGAATTGACCAATACTGTGTTGAGAAATCTTACGAACCCTTCTATCTAATATTTCATCTATTGCGAACCAGAATTCTTGAGCATAACTATCAATATGAAGTTAAAATTTATAATGAAGACTGGTATCTAGAGGACGGAATTTATGTTGGTGACTTTAATGTTGCATTTATATATCATCAATTTGAGAAGCTATGGAAACAGTTAATGTGCGAAAGATTAAGATATGTGAGGAAAATAAGTGAAGCAGATATCCAATTTATTATATTAGAGACAGTAGGAGAATTTCATCAATACATCCTAAGATTTCTTAGAGAGAATATCATAGAAGCAATCTCCACAGAAGAATACAAATCCCTTACAAAAGGGAACCGATTTGTAATAAAGACAGGAGAGTATCTAGAGATAGGAGATTTTATTTTTGTTGAAGAGAATAATAAGGATTATGTAAAGCTTGTCCAGTGGCTAGATGAACATAAAGAAGGCGATGTATATACCTTTGAAGATTTCAGTGGAATAGTAATTAAGGACAAGCAATATACCAACATGGATTTAAGGTATGTCAATTTTAGTGGTGCAAGGTTTGAGAACGTGACCTTTCATAATTGTAAACTGGAAGGAGCAAGATTTGACTTATGTGACCTGGCTACGGTAGGGTTTGATTAAAAATAGAGTCTGCGTATATCTGAAATATGAACATAAAAAACATGGAGACTAATTCCAATGTGTTGCTAGTAAGCTGACTTTCGTATATAATATACTAAAACAAAAAAATAGGAGGCTGTCATGAAACGTAAACCCTTATTAAGGAAGATTCTTTACCTTTTGCTTTTATTCATTTTTCCTTTTGTTCTAAGTGCCTGTAGGCAAAACAGTAAAAGCATGCCGGAAACCACGGGTGTATCACTAAGTGAGATTGTTACAGTGAATTCTGATGAATCTACGAGTGGTTTACCACAGACATCATCTGATGATGAGTCTTCTGTAAATAATGATACGATTACAGCATATGACAATTTCTTAGCAGGAAGTATTAACGCACAAGACTTAAAGCATGAGATAAGTGATGGGGTCGTTACAATTAACGATATTTCTATGGAGCCAGATTTTAAAACGTATTATGCCCTTTTTGATATGAATGGGGATGGAATACCGGAACTTCATCTGCGCCCGATTGCAGGGGGCAGTTATTCCATTTTTACATATCTTGATGGACAAATAGTTTTATGGCATAATGGCCCTGATTATGAATCTCCACTAAACAACGGAGCAATCTTATACGAACGTGACGGAGCAGCACCGACTCATGTAAATTATTATTATTTAGTTTTGGACTCCCAAGGAGATGAGATTTCAAAAGTATATTTCTCAAAATATCACAGCGTCGATGAAAGTGGAACGACGGAAAGTACCGATTATGAAGTGTTTATGTTTGAGGATAAGGAAGTATCCAAAGATGAATGGAATTCACTAACCGATGAATATCTTTCGCATTCATCTGAATTAATCGTATGGAATGAATTATAAGTAAATTCTCCGCAA
The nucleotide sequence above comes from Anaerocolumna cellulosilytica. Encoded proteins:
- a CDS encoding pentapeptide repeat-containing protein translates to MKHELEKFYINEVETRLSNIRKEIEQELDEKSAEWKEQFLLEFKVLCKRIDQYCVEKSYEPFYLIFHLLRTRILEHNYQYEVKIYNEDWYLEDGIYVGDFNVAFIYHQFEKLWKQLMCERLRYVRKISEADIQFIILETVGEFHQYILRFLRENIIEAISTEEYKSLTKGNRFVIKTGEYLEIGDFIFVEENNKDYVKLVQWLDEHKEGDVYTFEDFSGIVIKDKQYTNMDLRYVNFSGARFENVTFHNCKLEGARFDLCDLATVGFD